In Pelmatolapia mariae isolate MD_Pm_ZW linkage group LG13, Pm_UMD_F_2, whole genome shotgun sequence, a genomic segment contains:
- the cdh23 gene encoding cadherin-23 isoform X1: MEDVFMIKTVNNTYGEVYVNAPLDRESVDRYLLKVRATDNGSPPRHTDHSLTINILDVNDNAPVVESQRGYNVSVSENVGGGTSVLRVMATDRDIGPNAMLFYYLTAGNQDLTFRMDRVTGEMVTRPAPPDRERQAEYRLTVTVEDDGTPPLSTSTTIYVRIVDENDNAPEFPEEEYVTVLSEGPETVGATIATVTAIDPDEGLNGTLRYAIASGNLIQTFNINSITGRITAVKELDFEISNGHYALVVTATDQCPKPALRLTSSTTVLVNVLDINDVTPTFPRAYEGPFEVTEGQPGPRVWTLRARDEDSGLNGKVEYSITGGDFQNEFMVSPVEGELRVRKDVELDRETTAFYNITVTARDLGTPSRNSSVLVGVYVLDINDNDPVLLNLPYNTSVSEGASVHTSVARVRAQDADSGRNALLTYNITAGNQDGAFYINDTTGVVQVNRPLDRERVAEYTLTITVKDNPENPRIARRDSDFLVITILDENDNRPVFTRTSYRAEITENSAAGTTVTVLNGPVLAEDKDIGHNAVVKYRLLGPRVDLFTVDADTGVILVRRGAKLDREAFQEPRVELFLVAEDIGGLNNSVPLTVTILDQNDNPPVFSPSSFSVRLPENSPTGVVVTQLSATDADSGSNGWLTYRLESGAEDRFVVEALSGAVLVGNTTLDREERGSYRLVIIATDRGTPPLSGTATLTVILDDVNDSRPRFIQPVTMINVNESTPRGVVVATLTAEDPDLHPRLEYYIISVEAKDDGNNPVDGLQESFGIDLHTGAVFVRNPLNRELVATFEIIVSVHDNASDVIDRSGSVPNARLTINVLDVNDNAPRFRPFGVTNFTEKILEGAQPGTTLLSVSAVDPDKGPNGQIIYQLLHLPRGGYVRLEDPSVGKIVANQTVDFEQVQWLNFTIRAQDHGTPPRIAELPVYLRIVDVNDNNPVFVQPSYQEPVFENVDLGTTIVRVRATDADSGLFAVIEYSLVDGEGKFGIRPSTGEIYILSPLDRETKDHYTLTAVARDNPGGSPNNRRENSVQVLVTVLDINDYRPRFSERVYNTSVFENEPSGTSVITIKATDLDEGENGAVLYNMLGPHSDAFSLDPNTGLVRSRRLLQSSERFNLTVVATDQGRPPLWGTADLIITVIDVNDNRPVFVRPANGTIIHILEEQRPELVVYEVHATDADEGLNGEVRYAFLQTGAGNRDWENFHIDAVTGVITTTAKLDREKQALLSLIIVARDMGQPVPYETTQPLQVALSDIDDNEPVFLKPPRGGLPYQKLTVPEHSPPGTIVGNITRAVDADEGSNAIVYYFIAGGNSDGNFGLSLDGELKVLKDLDREEIPVYSIIIKASSNKSWTPPRGQRSLRAKALDPAQDPSLLEVRIELEDINDQTPRFIKTEYTAGVAANAKVGSELIKLVAIDNDIGNNSVVQYHIVTIRYFHSQNNGSEDVGNMFIIGLTDGIIRTYDLFTAFNPGYFQLEILACDFAGHSTTTNVNIYILRDDQRVKIVFNEIPDFVRANQEDFINLLSNITGAIVNLDDIQFHVDKKGRVSYVQTDMLIHVVNNQTNTILDVERVIQMIDENKEQLRNLFRKYNVVDVQPAVGDKLPDDISTLQLVIIILAVLLCFAGILFVTMNWHYRRVHERKLKAIVAGSTGNQGLMDILDMPNTNKYSFEGANPVWLDPFCRNLELAAQADHEDDLPENLSEITDLWNSPARTHGTFGREPQAKPEDDRYLRAAIQEYDNIAKLGHIMREGPIKLIQSDLDDEDDEHLGMGGGRGTLRFKHKLPVELKGSEGVHVVHGSTGTLLTSDLNSLPEDDQRALARSLEALNSDGVLYSERNARTESAKSTPMHRHKDGDTLSESPLEITEL, encoded by the exons ACCTCAACCACCATCTACGTTCGCATTGTGGATGAAAACGATAACGCCCCGGAGTTCCCCGAGGAGGAGTACGTCACCGTGCTGAGCGAGGGACCAGAGACAGTGGGTGCCACCATCGCTACGGTAACAGCCATTGACCCAGATGAGGGTTTGAACGGCACCTTGCGATATGCCATCGCTTCAGGCAACCTGATCCAGACTTTTAACATCAACAGCATCACG GGGAGAATTACCGCTGTGAAGGAGCTGGACTTTGAGATCAGCAACGGACATTATGCGCTGGTGGTCACAGCTACGGACCAGTGTCCAAAACCTGCTCTTCGCCTGACATCTAGCACAACA GTGTTGGTGAACGTCCTGGATATAAATGACGTGACACCCACTTTTCCCAGAGCCTACGAGGGACCTTTTGAAGTTACTGAAGGTCAGCCAGGGCCTCGGGTGTGGACACTCCGAGCCAGGGATGAAGACTCCGGGCTCAATGGCAAAGTGGAGTACAGCATCACCGGTGGAGATTTCCAAA ACGAGTTCATGGTGTCCCCAGTGGAGGGTGAGCTTCGAGTGAGAAAGGATGTAGAGCTCGACAGAGAGACCACTGCTTTCTATAACATCACTGTCACAGCCCGAGATCTGGGAACCCCGTCTCGCAACAGCTCG GTGCTGGTGGGGGTTTATGTCCTTGATATCAATGATAACGACCCAGTCCTCCTTAACCTGCCTTACAACACAAGTGTAAGTGAAGGCGCGTCAGTACACACGTCTGTGGCCAGAGTCCGGGCGCAAGATGCAGACAGCGGACGCAACGCACTGCTCACTTATAACATCACTGCTGGCAACCAGGATGGAGCCTTCTACATCAATGACACA ACTGGTGTCGTCCAGGTCAACAGACCACTAGACAGAGAGCGAGTAGCGGAATACACACTCACCATCACCGTCAAAGACAACCCAGAGAATCCCCGCATCGCTCGTAGG GATTCAGACTTCTTGGTTATCACCATTTTGGATGAGAATGACAATAGGCCTGTGTTTACCAGGACCAGCTACAGGGCTGAAATCACAGAAAACTCTGCTGCAG GAACCACTGTAACAGTTTTAAATGGACCAGTTCTAGCTGAGGATAAAGACATTGGACATAATGCTGTGGTGAAGTACCGCCTGCTGGGACCAAGGGTGGACCTCTTTACCGTAGATGCTGATACCG GTGTGATACTTGTGCGCCGGGGAGCAAAGTTGGACCGAGAGGCATTTCAGGAGCCTCGTGTAGAGCTGTTTCTGGTTGCGGAGGACATAGGAGGTTTAAACAACAGCGTACCTCTCACAGTTACCATCCTGGATCAAAATGACAACCCTCCTGTCTTTAGCCCGTCCAGTTTCAGCGTTCGACTTCCTGAAAACAGCCCCACTG GTGTTGTGGTGACTCAGCTGTCTGCCACCGATGCTGACTCTGGCTCTAACGGATGGCTGACGTACCGGTTGGAAAGTGGCGCCGAGGACCGTTTTGTGGTCGAAGCACTGTCTGGCGCTGTCTTAGTGGGCAACACCACGCTTGACAGAGAGGAGCGCGGATCCTACCGTCTTGTCATCATAGCAACTGACCGTGGCACACCCCCTTTGTCTGGCACGGCCACCCTGACTGTTATCCTGGATGATGTCAACGACTCACGGCCACGTTTTATACAGCCTGTAACCATGATAAACGTCAATGAGTCCACTCCACGCGGTGTGGTGGTAGCCACGCTGACCGCCGAGGACCCTGATCTGCATCCGCGGCTGGAGTATTACATTATTTCCGTGGAGGCAAAGGATGATGGGAACAACCCAGTGGATGGGCTCCAGGAGTCCTTTGGGATTGATCTACACACAG GTGCGGTATTTGTACGCAACCCTCTCAACAGAGAGCTGGTAGCTACATTTGAGATCATTGTGTCTGTACATGACAATGCCAGCGATGTTATTGACAGGTCAGGCAGTGTTCCCAATG CAAGATTAACCATCAACGTGTTGGATGTAAATGACAATGCTCCTCGTTTCCGGCCTTTTGGAGTGACTAACTTCACAGAGAAGATTTTAGAAGGAGCTCAGCCAGGCACAACGCTGTTGTCAGTGTCAGCTGTAGATCCAGACAAGGGCCCCAATGGCCAGATCATCTACCAACTGCTTCACTTGCCTCGAGGGGGATACGTTAGACTAGAGGACCCTTCAGTTG GTAAGATCGTAGCCAACCAGACGGTGGATTTTGAGCAGGTCCAATGGCTGAATTTTACAATTCGTGCTCAGGACCATGGCACTCCTCCCAGGATTGCTGAGCTGCCAGTTTATCTGCGTATTGTAGATGTCAACGACAACAACCCTGTCTTTGTACAACCGTCATATCAG gAGCCTGTGTTTGAGAATGTAGACTTAGGCACCACCATAGTTCGCGTCCGTGCTACAGATGCTGATTCTGGCCTCTTTGCAGTGATTGAGTACAGCCTGGTAGATGGAGAGGGCAAGTTTGGAATCAGACCATCTACT GGAGAGATCTACATCCTGTCCCCTCTAGACAGAGAGACAAAGGATCACTACACTTTAACAGCTGTCGCCCGAGACAATCCCGGCGGCAGTCCAAACAACAGACGAGAGAACTCTGTCCAG GTCCTGGTGACTGTTCTCGATATCAACGATTATCGGCCGCGCTTCTCAGAGCGAGTGTACAACACCAGTGTGTTTGAGAATGAGCCCAGTGGTACTTCTGTGATAACAATAAAGGCTACTGACCTGGATGAAGGCGAGAATGGCGCAGTACTCTACAACATGTTGGGACCCCATTCAG ATGCATTCTCCCTGGATCCAAACACAGGACTGGTGCGATCTCGACGTCTACTTCAGTCGTCGGAACGTTTCAACCTGACTGTGGTGGCTACAGACCAGGGGCGTCCCCCCCTATGGGGCACAGCGGACCTGATTATCACAGTCATAGACGTCAATGACAACAGACCTGTGTTTGTTAGGCCAGCCAATGGAACCATCATCCATATCTTAGAG GAACAACGTCCAGAACTGGTGGTGTATGAAGTGCATGCTACAGATGCTGATGAGGGGCTCAATGGAGAAGTGCGCTATGCCTTCCTGCAGACGGGAGCCGGTAACAGAGACTGGGAAAACTTTCACATTGATGCCGTGACTGGAGTCATTACTACTACTGCAAAGCTTGACCGAGAGAAGCAGGCCTTGCTTAGC CTTATTATTGTGGCCCGTGACATGGGCCAGCCAGTGCCTTATGAGACCACACAGCCTCTGCAGGTGGCGCTGTCGGACATCGACGACAATGAGCCTGTCTTCCTCAAACCGCCT CGTGGTGGCTTGCCTTACCAGAAGCTGACAGTGCCTGAGCACTCCCCTCCAGGAACCATTGTGGGCAACATAACCAGAGCTGTGGACGCCGATGAGGGCTCCAATGCAATCGTCTACTACTTTATTGCAG GAGGAAACAGCGATGGAAACTTTGGCTTGAGTCTAGATGGAGAGTTAAAAGTGCTCAAAGATCTGGACCGAGAGGAGATCCCAGTCTACTCCATCATAATCAAGGCTTCCAGCAACAAAAGCTGGACTCCCcccaggggtcagaggtcattaCGGGCTAAAGCTCTGGATCCGGCTCAAGACCCCAGTCTGCTGGAAGTCCGGATTGAACTGGAAGACATCAATGACCAGACACCACGCTTCATAAAGACAGAGTACACTGCAG GAGTTGCAGCAAATGCCAAAGTGGGCTCAGAGCTTATCAAGTTGGTGGCTATAGATAATGATATAGGCAACAACAGCGTGGTCCAGTACCACATTGTTACGATCCGCTACTTCCACTCACAGAACAACGGCAGTGAGGATGTTGGAAATATGTTCATCATCG GTTTGACAGATGGCATCATCCGCACTTACGATCTCTTCACAGCCTTTAATCCCGGCTACTTTCAGCTTGAGATTTTGGCGTGTGATTTCGCTGGACACAGCACAACAACTAATGTGAATATCTATATTCTCCGGGACGACCAGAGGGTCAAGATAGTCTTCAATGAGATTCCCGATTTTGTTCGTGCAAACCAGGAAGATTTCATCAACCTGCTCTCCAACATCACCGGTGCTATTGTCAATTTAGACGACATACAG tttcatgtgGACAAGAAGGGCAGAGTGAGCTATGTTCAGACTGATATGCTCATCCACGTTGTCAACAATCAGACCAACACCATCCTAGACGTTGAAAG GGTTATTCAGATGATCGATGAAAACAAAGAGCAGCTGAGAAACCTGTTCAGAAAATACAATGTTGTGGACGTTCAGCCAGCTGTTGGGGACAAACTGCCAGACGACATCTCTACTCTGCAG CTGGTCATCATTATCTTGGCTGTGCTGCTGTGCTTTGCGGGGATTTTGTTTGTCACAATGAATTGGCATTATCGCAGAGT ACATGAGAGGAAGTTGAAAGCAATTGTCGCAGGATCAACAG GAAACCAGGGTCTAATGGATATCCTGGACATGCCCAACACTAACAAGTACTCCTTTGAGGG GGCCAATCCAGTGTGGCTGGACCCATTCTGTCGCAACCTGGAGCTGGCTGCTCAGGCTGACCATGAGGATGACCTGCCTGAGAACCTGAGTGAGATAACTGACCTGTGGAACAGCCCTGCACGCACTCAC GGCACATTTGGTCGAGAGCCTCAAGCGAAACCTGAGGATGATCGTTACTTGAGGGCAGCAATTCAGGAGTACGACAACATTGCTAAACTGGGCCATATCATGAGGGAGGGCCCTATCAAG CTGATCCAGAGCGATTTGGATGACGAGGACGATGAGCATCTGGGTATGGGTGGAGGTCGGGGCACTCTCCGTTTCAAGCACAAGCTTCCTGTGGAGTTGAAAGGGTCTGAGGGTGTGCACGTGGTCCACGGCAGCACAGGCACGCTCCTCACGTCTGACCTCAACAGCCTCCCTGAGGACGACCAGCGGGCCCTGGCACGTTCTCTGGAGGCACTCAATTCTGATGGGGTGCTGTACTCTGAGCGCAACGCCCGTACAGAGTCTGCAAAGTCCACCCCGATGCACCGCCACAAGGATGGGGACACCCTGTCCGAGAGTCCGCTGGAGATCACAGAGTTATGA
- the eif3s6ip gene encoding eukaryotic translation initiation factor 3 subunit L encodes MSYHDEEDYDPYSYTNDYDLHTGDPKADLAYERQYEQQTYHVIPEVIKNFLQYFHKTISDLIDQKVYELQSNRVSSESIEQKIYEIQDVYENSWNKLTDRFFKTSPWPEAEAIASLVGNDAVFLILYKELYYRHIYAKVSGGPTLDQRFESYYNYCNLFNYILNADGPAPLELPNQWLWDIIDEFIYQFQSFSQYRCKTAKKSEEEIEFLRSNPKIWNVHSVLNVLHSLVDKSNINRQLEVYTSGGDPESVAGEYGRHSLYKMLGYFSLVGLLRLHSLLGDYYQAIKVLENIELNKKSMYSRVPECQITTYYYVGFAYLMMRRYQDAIRVFANILLYIQRTRNMFQRSTYKYEMINKQNEQMHGLLAIALTMYPMRIDESIHTQLREKYGDKMLRMQKGDLQVFEELFSFACPKFLSPVVPNYDNVHPNYHKEPFQQQLKVFAEEVQQQAQLSTIRSFLKLYTTMPVAKLAGFLDMTEQEFRIQLLVFKHKMKNLVWTSGISALDGEFQSASEVDFYIDKDMIHIADTKVARRYGDFFIRQIHKFEELNRTLKKMSTTATTVTSGTATSR; translated from the exons ATGTCATACCACGACGAAGAGGAT TACGATCCTTACTCCTACACAAACGACTACGATCTGCACACTG GTGACCCTAAAGCAGACCTTGCCTACGAGAGGCAGTATGAGCAGCAGACCTACCATGTCATCCCAGAGGTGATCAAGAACTTTCTGCAGTATTTCCACAAAACCATTTCTGACTTGATTGACCAGAAGGTTTATGAGCTGCAGTCCAACCGGGTGTCTAGTGAGAGCATTGAGCAGAAGATCTATGAGATCCAGGACGTCTATGAAAACAG CTGGAACAAGTTGACTGACCGTTTCTTCAAGACCTCTCCCTGGCCAGAGGCTGAGGCCATCGCATCACTTGTTGGCAATG ATGCCGTGTTTCTCATTCTCTACAAAGAACTCTATTACAGACACATCTACGCTAAAGTCAGC GGTGGACCAACTTTGGACCAGAGATTTGAGTCCTACTACAATTACTGCAACCTCTTCAACTACATTCTCA ATGCTGATGGGCCGGCCCCCTTGGAGCTgccaaaccagtggctctgGGACATCATTGATGAGTTTATCTACCAG tttcagtcattcagtcagtaCCGCTGTAAGACAGCCAAAAAGTCTGAGGAGGAAATTGAGTTCCTGAGGAGCAACCCGAAGATCTGGAACGTCCACAGTGTCCTCAATGTTCTCCACTCCCTGGTGGACAAGAGCAACATCAACCGTCAGCTTGAGGTCTACACAAGTGGAG GAGACCCAGAAAGCGTGGCTGGAGAATATGGACGTCACTCCCTGTACAAGATGTTGGGTTACTTCAGCTTGGTCGGGCTTTTGAGGCTTCATTCTCTGCTTGGTGACTATTACCAGGCCATCAAAGTCCTGGAGAACATTGAGCTCAATAAGAAG AGTATGTACTCACGTGTTCCAGAGTGCCAAATCACCACATATTACTATGTGGGTTTTGCCTACCTTATGATGAGGCGCTACCAGGATGCCATTCGAGTCTTTGCTAACATCCTGCTCTATATCCAGAGAACAAGAAACATGTTCCAGAGGTCAACGTATAAATATGAGATG attaacaaacaaaatgagcagatgCACGGCCTGCTGGCTATCGCTCTGACCATGTACCCGATGCGCATCGACGAGAGCATCCACACCCAGCTGAGGGAGAAGTACGGAGATAAGATGCTCCGTATGCAAAAGGG AGATCTGCAGGTGTTTGAGGAGCTGTTCAGCTTTGCCTGTCCCAAGTTCTTGTCACCTGTAGTGCCAAACTACGACAACGTCCACCCAAACTACCACAAAGAACCTTTTCAACAGCAGTTGAAGGTCTTTGCTGAGGAGGTGCAGCAGCAGGCCCAGCTCTCTACCATTCGAAG CTTCTTGAAGCTGTACACCACCATGCCAGTAGCCAAGCTGGCCGGATTTCTGGACATGACAGAGCAGGAGTTCCGCATTCAGCTGCTCGTCTTCAAACACAAGATGAAGAATCTGGTGTGGACCAGCGGCATCTCAGCGCTGGACGGAGAGTTCCAGTCTGCGTCCGAGGTCGACTTTTACATTGACAAG GACATGATCCACATTGCCGACACCAAAGTCGCTCGTCGGTATGGAGACTTTTTCATCAGACAGATCCACAAGTTTGAGGAG TTGAACAGGACTCTGAAGAAGATGTCAACCACTGCTACCACTGTGACATCAGGAACCGCTACTAGCCGATGA